From Impatiens glandulifera chromosome 7, dImpGla2.1, whole genome shotgun sequence:
aattcaaacaaaatcaccaaatattttcattttaacaaataattatgattaaattatcaatttttaaacaaGTTTAATATATTCTTATAGATGTTGTATTGCATATGTATATGTAAAGaaataataagttttataccttaaaaataagttttactattttaaaaataaaggcttatatataataaaataaatatacaataaaatgtttagttGCTACAAATTATCCAATATAACCTGACTTTGTGTGTACGGTACCGGTGCCATTCAAGCCATGACTTTgttttcaaagaaaataaaaataatatttaaagaaaacttaggtcaaattatttttcattacaCACTAAAactgaatttaaataatgtctcaaaacattaaaaaatattaagtgtcttgaaaattaaaataactaaacaaatataatatttttttttctttattatcattttttcctCTTTATAGTATAATTACACCATTTCTCATTCTTCCAATCTTACACATTTACCCATTTCTAGTAGTCAAATTACAGCTTATTCTTTTCTtccatatttatacaatttctAATAGTCACATATTTTCAACACATCTATATACATACACAATTAATCATACACACTActtttaacttataataaaaaatttatcaaaattttatttacccaCTAAAACACaatatctttttataaatatttgataatttttagatttgttataaattttaattatataaataagtaaataaatataatatgtttttctctATTATCATCCTTCTCCATTTGCACCCATTCCTACATTCCTCCTACATATTCTTCATATCTTATTTAACACTACAGTTTCTTTTCCTCTTCCATATTTACACAATTTATAAAAGACAAAATTTTTCAACTCttataaatacataaacaaTTAAACATTATCATGCTTAACTAATTCACATTATTTTTACTGCCaactttgaaattttcaaatagtTTTACACAATAAACCACAAAATTTATTGCAAATTAacattattcattattaatcTTTTGATATGATTCATTAAAGTCTATCCAAATTATGACTAGACCTAGGTATCGTGTCGGCCATAACCTATGAATGTAGTGCAAAATATCATTCTTTGCACTTGTGGTTATGTCATgctcaataaattaatatttaatcacaacACGCTCATTGGCCCGTCTAGTCGAGTAATGAGTCGTGCCCCTCGTCCTGGTTTCAGTTCACCATCTTTAACTAAATTTTTTGAGACTTATAAATCAAAGTGATACCTTAATTTTGATAATGATTattagcatttttttttattaatagttgatttttattattttttcatataattatataatgtttcaTGTCTGTTAGTTGTGTATTTAAGGAAGGGAAGAACATCCGCACATAAAGTGGTTACTTGCTCCTGTCAAGCATGGTAagtcttattatatttataaataggattaaaatattaaaaagtaataattataataaaataaaaaattgtatcttacattttttttagagaaaaaaatattatctaaaaaaaattctatgaCATGATCTGTATATTTgacaaaatacaaatatttttatatatatttccaaaattttatttacacttATCAAATGTAAACAAAATAACCTACTACTATTTtcattttgacaattttaacaaataattatgattaaatatcagtttttttatattttaatttaataatttcatgTGTATTGCATATTGTGTTCATTGGTTTGATCCTAAATGTTtacaaagttttaaaaaatcttagattaaattatttgttccatttcaacaaaaagaaaataaaaataatatttaaagaaaacttAGGTCAATTCTTTTTCATTACACACCCAAACTGATTTTAAATGATGtcccaaaaattgaaaaaaaaaaaactaagtttcttgaaaattaaaataagtaaataaatataatatgttttttttctttctatattaTCACATATTTACCCATTTTGTTAGTCACATTACAGTTTATTATTCTCTTCCATGTTTATACAATTTCTAAGAGTCACATCTTTTCAACTCCTATATAAACATACACAATTAAGTATGCACACTACTTTTACCACAACCCTtacacaatttaaataaatttatgaaatgaaTGATCACATTTACtgtaatttaacatttttttacgGTGAATACTTATGAATTTAGTGTGATTAtcattcttaatatatttatgtcacgttaataaattgatatttaggCCCGACATATCCTGATCAGATAATAGGGTGATGGAGCGTGTCTTATCGCATCAGTCAACCGTCCtaactataaatttataataataaatattatttggtatattatatttttttatttgacacAAATTAGGGgaaaaaaacatttgaaaaaaattattatttaaaaaagttcaGACATGATCcgatatacaaataaaaaaaattaatttatatacttttcattttatttatttcacttaTCAAATGCAAACAAAATcacccatttttttattttgataattttataaaataagtataataaaaatatcatttttcaaaaaaaaaataaaaaatttatcataaatGTATTGTATATTTATGTAAAGAAATGTTTAGTTTTATTTCCTTAAATAAGTCTCTAATTTAAGTTTTGTAATTGCATATAGCTTCTTCAAAAGATGAACccaattttcaatatttttggattttgagattttaaaattgaaaattcttCTTGTAATGGTTAGGAATGGCTGAAAAAGTAATCATCTTTGTAAAGAAATATGAACAACTTCAATCTGCTCATGAATCAATATCAATTCTTTTTCCTCTCTCAGATTTTACCTACTAGTCAAACCCATCAGTTCACTCATTAACTACATCAAACCTACCATTCTCAGATGTAACCTTACTTTGTTTTACTCATTTCAAATTCATTTCTCTTTCCCTGCCTCAATTGATCGGAAGAGAAATGGCAAGCAACGGCAACAGAATCATACAATCCAAACTGGTGGGTATGTTTTAACCAGTTTCCACTTTCTATCTGCAAAACCCATATGTTTAATAAGGATTTCCATTATATCCATGTAGTGAATCTCATAAACATGTCTCATTTGTTTCTTCACTGTCTATATGTTAAAGAATTTTGGGATTTATTATGAAGTTTGCTCGACCTTAATTGGGTATTCCTTTATGGGTTTTGAGTGCTTTAGGTTGATTGTATTAGAGGGGAACTAGTAATATTGATGCTAAGAATTAGGGTTTACACTTGAAGAAAGTATGAGAAATCAGATAAGGGGATGAGTGACCTAGAAAAGGGTTGATGAAAGACAGACATTTCACTATTTATTCATAGTATTAGTATAACAtaacacaaaagaaaagaaaactataAACAAAGTAGGAAACTTTCGCTATGCTGTCTAAAAAcgatgtttttcttttttcgtATATTGGGTCCACTCTAAAACTCATTCGGGTCACCAAAACTCTAACATATAGGGTATTTTCCTTTATATATGGTATAATCTTCTACATGTTAGTTCACTAGTCTTCTTCTATATTCTATTTGTGAGATGTTGGTTCTCAATAGGAGTTGACATAATATCCTTATTATCATCTGTTTGTTTATGGAACTAGAAGAGTAGGAGATTCTTTGATAATGAAAGATTATAGTGTAATATACAAATTATGTTTTAgaatatgatttaaattatggTGTAATTTTTTCTACTTCATTTGATGATTTTTCATTATCATGTGGTTTCAGATCCGATAGCAAATCTCCTgctttattattagtatttgaCTTAGTTAGCTTCTTTAATGGCCTCATATCTTTGATTATTGCTGATTCTATAATTAAACTGTTCTTGAATCATTTCAACTGACTAGCTTTTTTTGAAActataccatatatatataggtgCTTCTTGGGGATATGGGAACTGGGAAGACTAGTATGGTCCTAAGATTTGTTAAGGGTCAATTTTTTGATCATCAGGTTAAGTTTTCAATCAATCTCTCAAATTCTTCTTCTTGGTCAGCAagattcatgttttttttttctcaacttCATGCAGGAGCCAACTATAGGAGCTGCCTTCTTCACTCAGATACTGTCATTACCTGAAGTAACAGTGAAGTTTGATATATGGGACACGGCTGGGCAAGAGCGTTACCACAGCTTGGTTCCCATGTACTATCGTGGTGCATCGGCTGCTGTAGTTGTGTATGACATCTCAAGCGCGGTATATTTATCTATTGAACGAAGAACTCAATATGGTTTTCTTTTAAGGATTGAGCTACATTAAAATTTGTTGGTTTTGGAAAATGTCCATTTTGTGGCATCTTGGTGTATCTCATTTTATTATAGACACTATTCCTATGGTTAACTTTTGGTCTCGTTTTTCTTACAGGACACGTTTGAACGAGCCAAAAAATGGGTCCAAGAATTGAAAAGACAAGGTGGGAAGATGCTAAAAGatgatcaaaatttcatttttattattatatggcTTTTATTACCACACAGAAATGAATTTGCCccttttttattggattttgtcgTGCAAGGAAACACCAATTTGGTGATGGCATTGGTGGGAAACAAGTCGGACCTTGAACCACATAGAAGAGAGGTAGAGTTTGAGGTATAAATCCGCTATAGAGAAAaaattacctttttttttttttttaaaccagtttattcttttgtttcatttgttttttggTTCATCTTTTTTCGGGTATTCGTGTTTGCAGGAAGGTGATGAATTCTCCCAAGAGAATGAAATGTTGTTCATCGAAACATCAGCTAGAACTTCTCTGAACATCAACGAGCTTTTCTACGAAGTTGGTGAGTGTTGATGATCGATAATGCTCTTAGTTCCTATTTTTCCTTTGAATCTGTAACTCTCatcttgaattttgtttttctggCAGCTAAGAGATTGGGAAAGACTACTGCTTCACCCGAGCCGATTGGACTAATGAAACTGCACAAGGAACCGCAAAAGAAAACAACGTTATTTTGTTGTTCTGTAGTATGATTGAATCGCTTTACTATATTATGTCTACCGTCTAAGAACTCAACTTTTGTTTTTTGATTGGTAAGACTttgtttaaaatgtaaatatatacaccaattaattagaattattttcttaaatttacatcatcattcaaaaatataaatcatatgTTACAATTTAAAGCAATGATGTATTTTCATTCTTGTTTGATGTTGAGCTGATTTTTTTCTTAGTAATTCTGCTGGGGTTTCTTAAGGTCTTTTTTTATTCATGTCAATTGTCACATAGACCTTGACAATTGACTTGGGGTGtatgaaaacaatttattatttttttggtttattattatattatgtgCCAGTGCAACTAGTGTGTAAATTATAGACCAAGAGCTTGTTTAATCTTGGTTTTTTTAGGATTTAGTtgggttttattaaaataaatttgttggaTAAGAAGATTGAGTTATTTTGAGATTTGTTAagataaataaatcattaaaatatatttttatttatttaaaatttaaattataatatagtgATGTgggataattttttaaaaaaaaacttaaaataaattcaaaataatccaaaatcaaaTTTAAGCTTTAAGtggtttttaaattttgtacaaagaaatttttttatcaaatcattattattttaattattagaacacttaattcataaaataaaatattaaatttgattaagtATAACTTCAACGATGACCATTATAATTCTcgattttcaatataaaaaaattatctcccaatcttttattcaattttatccGGTTTGACGGAATGTAGTAAAAAGAAATCTCCAAAAGAGAATTAGGGATGATAATGAGGCGGTTGACGAGAAATGTATTTATCATACTCGCCCTTTTTTTCATAATACCATCTCCGTCCTGTTCGGCTTTGTTAGATTTCGATGAATCCCCGCATGACACCATtagtaaaatgttttttaaaaaataaaaaaattaaaaaataatattatataaacaaattttttaatataatatatggtaatatattgaaattttatattattataaagaaataaatttataattcttaaaaaaatatagtgaataaataaatatatttaattatgttttatagtgttcggggcaTAATCGGGGTGAGATCGGGACGGGTCGAGATGAGAAATACAAATACCATCTCCGCACATCCCCTTTCGATTTGGGGAAAAAACGTCTCAAATGGGACCATTCGGTTTTTTCGGGACGGTTTTAAATTGTCATTTTTAAATAGCACGTGACGAGAATAGTAAATGCGTTCCACCATAATTTCATATTTgcatttagaattattatttttcttaaatttaaaataatatgaaattttacttaattaaagtaaaaagaACATTGGTTAACCTAACAATATAATATGTTTACTTTGTTCATagaataaactttaataaataaataaaactaaagtaaaatggaataaaaaaaaactaatctagtaatttctaatttgattaGTTTGGTTTAGCTTATTTGTTAAGCATCCTAATTTCA
This genomic window contains:
- the LOC124944921 gene encoding ras-related protein RHN1-like, with amino-acid sequence MASNGNRIIQSKLVLLGDMGTGKTSMVLRFVKGQFFDHQEPTIGAAFFTQILSLPEVTVKFDIWDTAGQERYHSLVPMYYRGASAAVVVYDISSADTFERAKKWVQELKRQGNTNLVMALVGNKSDLEPHRREVEFEEGDEFSQENEMLFIETSARTSLNINELFYEVAKRLGKTTASPEPIGLMKLHKEPQKKTTLFCCSVVLLPLCKGQKAYLAYLSLLQDEDDDDDDDEEERIWQ